In Citrus sinensis cultivar Valencia sweet orange chromosome 3, DVS_A1.0, whole genome shotgun sequence, the sequence AGAACGAAAGAAGTATCTTTTGATGCCAATAACTtttcaccaaaaaataaataaatgaaataagaaattaatgagGATACATGGAAATCCATCATAGAATCGGGAACGTGTATGCTACAGGAAACGAtaagaaacttttttttttttgaaaaggatAAGAAACTAGTTAGATCAATCATTGAAACatgaaattattcaaaaactaattgcaaaaaaaaaaaatggaagcaCTACACATATCTCAAGCAAAATGAATTTGTATGTAATGATCATATATTGGAGTTTAGCTAGGTTATGATTTCTCGGTTTTTAGGTTCATGATGCACAGAAGGATGTGAAaaccgaaaagaaaaaggaaaaagaaaaggataaAAGATGGTGAGGAAAGAGAGTAAAGAAGCCACCgatctaaaaatataaagagaaaGATTGGGCAATTTGTATTAGGGTTTTCAGAATCAAAGTTGTGTGAGATAAAGCAAACATGTAAGAATCTAATGCTTAAGCTGAAAGAAAGCAAAACTTACatgaaaaagaggaaaaataaagaattacactttgaaaaacaaacacaaaaaaaattaaaaaattttatttatgaaatcagGAAggaaccctaaaaaaaaacttagatGACGGAGGGTTACAACTCGCAACAACCAGCCTATCGgattatatttataagggGATTTTGATgagatgatgaagaaggatcATAAAGACTCACGTAACCTACTTCGCTAGACAGTCATGTTCACATGGACAGGACAACTAagcaagagagagagagagagagagagagagagagagagagaggctATGGACACAGACGTATCATAACATAGCAAGGCAGAAGTGTTAGGGGTCACACAGCACAGGTGGTACAGATATAGGCCGCGGCATCAAAGGGTGGGCGGTGGGGAAGCGGGCTCTGAGTCTGAAGTCTGAAGTATCTGCAAGCTGCACCCCGCCCACCTCCACTGTAGTATGTGTAGACTATGCTGTATCGGATCACAGCTAGGGTGAGTAAGGCCGTAGGGGTAGGGGACGTTCTCATATGATATCACTGTTCCTCACTGCTCACTGCAATTATTTGGCTCCAAATGAATAAGCATTTAGAAGTTCAATGCATTTTTGGACTGTTATTTGTGCTTGTTATGCCATATATCATGAAGTCGTGTCATATAATATAAAGTTAGTCAGTAATTTTGCATCTCTCTCTCCTTTTGTTGTTCAAATTCAGTAGTAGTTATCAATTCATGTTACTGGTGATTTTAAATGCGACTTCCCATCCATCGAGAAGGACTAAAACCAAGcgaactaattaattaaagtaaaacaGTCAAAATCATGGTGATGGGTGGTTACATTTGAGTAAAAGCAACAATAGGTCatccctaaaaaaaaaagaaaattcaaaaaagaaaagaaaagaaaaggaaaggaaagtCATCAGCTAATAAGGTAACAGCTTACTGCTTGACACACGCAGATTAATGGTGCGATCGAGATGGCCGGCCCGGGCTCTGCTCTGTATATAGTAATTGCCTATAACTTACAGCTGTGACGCTTAAATTGTAGAAATATTTATGCATCTAAAAGAGGACAAAACATGACCGatcaaaacttaaaaagttGATATTGAGATGATCAGACAAGAGTACTAAAGAAGATAGAGAGCTTATAGCTAGCTAGGTTACGTGTTATCAATGCAACGGTTTCTCTAGTtgtaatttccttttttccttttgaccTAGCTGGGCAATGGCACCAGCCAACCACGGAATGATTCGTTTTGAAGACTTGTTTTCTTGATTTCTTCTACTGGCAAATGGCAATACAAGTGCACACTGCTGaaatgttagaattttttaggGTTTCGCTTTTCCTCTTGGGAATCGATGTAATGTATAAACTCTTTCCACATTTTGgcataacaaatttttatatgtagaattataGATCACGGAAGTCACAAACTTGAATATTTTGAAGagtgttttttctttttttaaatattcaatttaGTTAAAGAAAACTTTTGTATTAATATTGTATTGTACTTTTGAATCTCCTTGATGATCTCTTTCTTAACTGAAGAGAGAGCGGggtagaaaaagaaaaaagaaagagagaacaGGTAATATATACGAGTGTATGTATCCTTAATTAGTAGATAGTAGATAGTAACGGGGTGATAGAGGCATAAAGTTGAGGGTCGCTGGGCAGGCAGTAGGCAGGGCATTGCCTGTAACGGCTCATGAGTATCCTCCAGATGAGATAGTGGGGATGGACTATTCGATGGAgctttattgattaattattagaaTAAAACTGTATCCCCTTTGTTTTATTGTTCGACTATCTCTTGTCGTCTCTACGCCCTTTTCACAGTcggcttttttctttttccttgcaTGCATATAATAAATGTTTGTTGTATCAGTATCAGAAGAATTCAGAACTTATTAAGGAGTAGGCCTATGAGTGTCGTAATAACTAGTAGACTCTAGCTAGCTAGCTGGTGGTCCAATGCCAACGGTTTCTTCGTTTTCTCTTGATATGCTAAACATTTCATTACGTTTATTACTTTTGAGAAAGGCATGAGGTTATAGCTAGCTAGTTTGGGTTACTCAtctgaaatgaaataattaaatgaagacAAGCGATTTCAGGATCTTGGTTTCACGTGTCTGGGGATTGTCAACTTTGACTTGGCATTGGCGTCTGACAGAGGACCCAATCACCCAAAACCAAACCCCtattaagttaatttgatGGAAAATGCTACTTACCCGAGTTAGATCCCATGTCAAATCTCGAAACGGCAGCATAGGCTATCGTTTCGTccgttattttttttttgttttgattattttttaaacgaCACTGTTTTTGCTTCTATTCTTTTTACTATGTTatgatttcttctttctcttcgtTTAACTTAACCCAGCttccttttcaaaaaaaaaaaaaaacttaacccagcttcattttaaaaaaaaaaaaaaaacttaacccagcttttttctctttgtttaaCTTAATTCAGCTGCACACCCCTTGCTTCTTCCTGTTCGTTCTCTTCATCACACCGtttctacttttattttttctttgttctgaTTTGCTGGGAacgaagagaagagaaacaataATATACCTTAACTGAAAATTGGTGCCCCTGGTTTCTTCAGTTTGAAGCACAATGTAGATTGATgtgtataaattattaaacttatGCATGCTTATGGGTTGTGTTTATATGAATCATATCTCGCATCATGATTATTTCATTGCCATTAATTTCTTCCTTTGAACTTAGAGATTGTCCTCGAAAATTTGTGCTCATATGTTTTTAGGTCTTGATCTATTTCAACAACAAAGAGACTCTACAGCTATATATGTTGATGTGCAGGAAAGTATAAAGTTGCGTGTTTGACctgagaatttaaaaatttcctTACTAGTGCAAAATATGTCCTTTaacttgaataaaataccaCCATCCTGACCAAATGAGACTAGATTAATGAATAATAGACTAGGGATTGCGAATGGCTGCCAAATCTTAATTAAGTTATCAAGGGTTGTGACTTTGGGTAGATTGGAATCTGATGCTGAGGAGAAATTTTGGAGCTCCCATAAGAAAAGTGTTGGGGAAGAGGACATTGAGTCAGTCTCAGACAACAACAAGCCTGCTTTATGTGAGAGAGAGACGGGAGCATCAGAAAATGGGTTTGGAGTTGGATACAACAATGGGGACTGGCTAAGCTTAAGACGAGGAGTGAGGAGACTATGCATGCATCCTGTCTTTCAGTTCGATGAAGGAAAATGGAACGAGGCAAACGAAAGGGCAGCTGGGTTCTGAAGGATTTGCAGTTGGATTTACAAATGAACGTGACTGTCGGTCGACGAAGAGAACGAAGAGGAAGAAGCAATGGGTCTGTAGTTGGGTTAAATGAATAGAAGCAAGAAAtcagaacaaagaaaaaaaattgaagcagAACGGTGTCGTTTCAAAacgaatcaaaacaaaaaaaataagagtcgAAAACGACGACCTATACTGCCGTTTCAAGGTTTGACCCGGGACAAATAGCAAAActctaatttgattttaatatccCATTTCCCAAGCCATCATCCTCTTTCTCTCCCAAGACATGTACTGTTCTTTATGAATTATATAGATGATGCTATTTCTTGGGTTAACTGATGCATAcatatcatattatatatgCTTGCTAGTATGCTTTCGTTACATAATTTGCATCCAAATTACTCAAAGCAGCTATTTGTAACACATCAACAATCTCTATATCGGCTTCAATGGAACTTCATTTTCCATACCATTGCATTTGCATatagcatttaaaaaattgacgGACCACCTAAAACCTAGTGCCAGCAGGTCCGGGCATTCACTTTTCTTATAACTGAGAAGAAATGGGATTgaggaaataaatatttacaatcttcttcaattttttattttcagtgtAGATGCATCATGTAACATACAGCAATTAacattgataaataaaatcaattatacATCTGTTACAACAAAATGAGTACCAGTGAAGTTTCATCAACATCTGTGGCGGCCCTTTACCCAACCAATTTCCAACTAATTAATAGCTGCTGGAATGGAAAACAGATTCTTCGATAGCTTTCCTGCAACCTCATGCTGGGACTAGAGTAATAATAGTATTGAATTAGATTCCCACGTAGAAATTAAAGCACCAGAAACCCACAATAAAGGTTTTTTTTCGGGGGACTGATTAGATCCAACTAAGCTTTTGCTAATCATAAGCCACATCCTCGTGgaatcaattctttttttctcgGATGCCGTTTGTATAATTTGCCAGCTCCAACTTTCAAAATTGGGTTCATAAAGTAATTAAGATGAGAGGATTGAATTGAATGGTAGCTTCAGTGGGGAAATCTATTGTGTTATGGCTTTTCAGTGCGATTCATATGAACACAAGAAATCTTTTATGATTCAATCATTCAACTTAATTGTATTAGTTACCAATAATCTCCACAGGAACAGACCCCAGcctcaaaatgatgaaatctaTTAGCATCCCTCACGACTAGTTCCCGTCCAAAGAGCCTGGAAACTAGCTTGCAGAAAGAATGGCAGTCAACACAAACACGAAGGTTTTTTGTAATGCGAATAAGAGATCCCTCTGTAGACTTGAGCACTCCATACGCAATGGCTAGCCTTTCACTATGGCCATATAGCATCTGAACcttctcttcttcctccaCATTGTGCAAAACAAATTGGGTTTGAGCCACATAGCCTCCTTCCCTCTCCAATTTCTCAGTAATTTCGGCCAATTTTTTGTATATCTCATCGGACTCAGAATGAGACTTGTCTCTTGCAATGAAAGAATGAATCTTATTTCCAATCTCAATCCAGCTACTTCCGGGTGTTTTCTTCAATCCACTTCccctcattctcattctcacTTGTTCAACATCTTTCCACTTTCTACTGGCCGCAAAGACATTGGATATAAGTACATAATTTCCTGGATTGCCTGGATCCAATTCTAATAGTTTCTTCGCTACAATTTCTCCTAGTTCTTTATTAGAATGAACCCGACATGCCCCAAGAAGAGCACACCAAACTTCAGCAGTGGGTTCAATCTGCATACTTCTCACAAATTGGTATGCTTCTTCCAGGCGATTTGCACGGCCAAGAAGATCAACAAGGCAGGCATAATGTTCTGGCCATGGATCTAATTGATAGTCACATCTCATAATTTCAAGAAACTTTTTACCTTCATTGATCAATCCAGAATGGCTGCATGCATAAAGAAGAGCCAAAAAGGTTATATGATCAGGAGCAAAACTTTCAGCCTCCATCTTGTAGAACAAATCAATGGCAACTTTGCCGCGGCCATGCAGTCCATTTGCATTGATCATACTTGTCCACAGGATTAGATCTTTAGTTTGGACACAATTGAATACCTTATTTGCAATGTCTAGAGCTCCACACCGAGCATACATATCCACTAGAGAGCTTGCAACAGATCCCTCTAAATTGAAGCCCTTCCGGATGATAAAACCATTTagttcttttcctttcttcaaaATAGATAAACTAGAAGCAGCAGAGAGTGCAATCACTAGTGTTATAGAATCTGATTCGACATTAGCTTCATTCATTAAGTAGAAAAGTTCCAGAGCTTCATTGGCAAGCCCATTGTGGACATAAGATGATATCATGCTGGTCCAAGACACAACATCTTTAGATTCAATGGACTCGAACacatttcttgaataatcaATGTTTCCGCACTTCCCATATACATCAACAATCGCGTTCAGTATCACAAGATCGGATAAACCTTTTCTTATGATGTAGCCATGTATTTCTTTCGTCTGAGACATGCATTTCAATCCACTGCAAGCCATTAAGACACTTCCTATAATCATTACATCTGCATCCAACCCTTCTAATTGAACTGTCCTGAACAATTCTAATGCCTTTAGATGACAATTGTTCTGAGCATAACCGGCTATAATAGTTGTCCAAGAAATGAAATCCTGTGCAGTCATCTGATAAAAAACACGGCCCATGTAGTTCACACAGCAACATTTTGCATACATATCCATAAGTGTATTTCCAATCTGCAAATCAGAAACAAATCCTTGTTTTATTGCATAAGCATGCAATTCCTTTCCATTCAATAAATTACCCAATCGGCCAGATGCTGAAACAGCGTTTACTGTACAAACTTGGTCAGGTTTTTGACCAGCACCTTGTAACTCACGGAAGAACTGCATAGCTTTACAATACAGATCATTTTGGACAAAACCAGTAAGCATGGAGTTCCAAGACACACTATCCTTGTTCTCCAATTGATACAGCACCCCTGCTGCCTCGGTCATTTTACCACATCTAGCGTACATAGCAATTAAAGCATTTGCAACATAAACCTGAAGGTTCTGGCCTGATTTGACAGTGGCAGCATGAATCTCCATACCCAGTGTTTCAAATGAAGAATCCTCACAGGCTTGAAGTGCTGCAACAAATGTATAAGCATTTGTAACAAGACCAACCCTTTGCATTTCTCTAAAAAGCCCTAATGCCTCTAAGCACTGCCCACTTGCAGAATATgctgaaattatagaattccATAAGACGACATCCTCTTTTTCACCCATTCTGTCGAATAATTGCCTTGCTTTACGAAAATCGTAGCACTTTGCATACATAGCAACCAGTGAGTTGACGATAAAATCAGTAGAATCATAGCCACATTTAAGGACCAAACCGTGAATTTTAGCTCCACAATCAAGATCTTTAAGCATAGCACAAGCTTTAATAACACACGGAAAAGTAAAAGCATCAACAGAAATGCCCAAAACCCGCATTCGACTATAAGTTTCAAGAACTCTTAAAGGTTCCCCATTCGAGACATAAGCGCCCAACATAGCATTCCAAGTAAATACTGTTCTTTGAGAAACTTTATCAAACAGTTGCTCGGCATCCAACACAGAACCGCACTTGCCGTACATGAACAAAAGCTTAGTTTCCAAAAATGATGATTCATACAAATCgaaagatttaatcaaatgGGCATGAACTTGTTTGCCTTGTGAGAGAGCTTTCTTGGTTGCACAGAGATCAAGCACAAGTGCATAAGCTTCATCCGGGCGTATAGTAAATACATTATGGTTAGTGAAGAGGTTACTTAAGGATCTAAATGCATCTTTGAGATTGCCTTGCTTGCAGAACTCTCTTAGACAAGGCGTGTTAATGGGCTTTTGAGGAAATTTGGGGGCTTTAAGAGATGGGGTTACATGTGCTTTGCCTACGACAGGGTAATGTGTTAAAGCTGAGCCTGAAGAGGGACTGAAGCAACAACGTGAAATAGAGGTCGCCATTACGGAAGAATACGTGCATGGGAAGCGAAGGCGGTGACGAGTACAAGAGCTTATGCAAATGGAATGGACTGGTACTATCAGTATCAGGTTTCCCGTGGCAGACATATCATGACAAAATCATTCATCAGTTCTCATTTCTCCAATACCATACACGTTCATGCGTTCAGTTAAAATTCTTTGTTTGCAAGATCtaattgatatttgaaaagaattaatCATTGAGTAATTACGGTTGGTAGTATAAATAGAATGCAGGAAAAATTACTACACACTTCAACTTAAATATAAGTTGGAAACACTGCCACTCTAACTCAAATAAACTATGATATCTACTtcattcaaagaaaaagacattACACTTTAATCTTTAACACTAACaatataagttattttatattgttaaaaaattcaaatgtgTTATGACGATATTGTCtgatttatgtaattttgacTTAGAAACAGAAAACTATACTTGAAAGTTTGATGAAACTTATGTTGATGCCGAAAAACGACCTCAACAGctgaatttgtttctttagGGGAATTACAGTACGAATCCAAGCTCAAACGCCAATATGACCACAATTTTCTGTACCTGTCAACCAGAAAACACAGTTAGGATACGCCGGTGGGGTTCCGGCGCAGACCCTCCGATGCTTAAGTtagaaattttgtataaaGAGATGAAAATGAGAGGGAAGAATTGTGAATGGGTTCAAAAGAAAGGAATTTTCCGATCTAAGAACTCAAAATCTGGTAAGTTCTGTTAAGGCTCTTAGATAGGTCACTTCTAGAgtttttggttgattttttcTAACCTTTTCACCTGATGCGCTCTTCAGTTTAAATAGACTTTTCGTCGTGTACGGTTACCTCCTTAACTTCAGCCCGCTTTCTTCAGCAGTTGCAAGTGGTTGTCAGTTGGAGGTGGTTTAAATAGATCGTGGCACACAACTTCCCTATAAATTAGGCCATGTTCTCTTAACTAGCAATTTTCTATGTCAAACTAATTCTCAGGTCGGACAAGAGAATTTCAAGGTCGGATTACTTCATTTTCAGATCAGACAGATGAATTTCTCAGTTGCTCATATAGCGTTGAGGTTGTATTCTTAAACTAGATCATTCACATAGATCTTAGGTCGTACTTGTAAACCAGGTCGTCAACATAGGCTTCAGGTTGTACTTATGAGGCCAGCTCAACAACAATAAGTTCTGAGTAGATTAAGATCGACTATATTTTGAGATACTACTAGaaaaatccaacccaaacACCAGTCCCCTAGTTTTCAATACCAGAAAGTCATTACTGGTGTTGGAAACtaatagaaaaattttctcaaaaccCAACAacttatatcatatataatcAACGAGTGAATGCATTGCCAtcgataaataaaattaatatataattcctgatgcaataaataaagaataaaatgatatgATCTTATTATggaataaaactttaaaagaaaattcaatatataaatagCTTATGTTTATAccaacattttaaataaaaatacaaaagttaacttattaaaacaatatcacaGTACTtcactttatatatttttcaaaatattgcagaaatttccaaaattttgttaGCCTTTACATGTTTCTATTTCAGTCCCACAAGAAAATAGCTCAAACACATACCATctcatctaaaattttaataaagcaaaaattaTTGCCCACTTACTTTTAATTGGgtttaaaagaagaaactcAGGAAGCAGTTTTTGGAAGAATATCTGGCAAAGACAGCCGCGCTTGCACAAACAAAGGCAATTTCACAAAAATGGGCATTGTCTGCCCAACTACACTatgcaaaaagaattttagccAAGCTTGTTCGTACATGACAGATCATTTCTCCTAATGCTGACTCATGTCATATATTTCCGCTATACAACTTAATCACACACTGTTAGTAACTTGTCTATTTACATCTAAAGAGCAAggttgggggaaaaaaaaaagactgaTTTCTTCATGCAAAATTAGAAACATCTCCCATCAATCACCCAGAATACAACAAAATATGACCCCCAACAATTCTCAACCAGAAGTTCCAAGCCAGGGGTCATGCACACTGAGGTATGTCTCATGCTTGTCAGAATTTCATCATTTATCAGAATCGTTGCTGAGTTACAATTTCTCAACCTTGTCCTATTAATCCCAGGCCAGCCCAGTTGTCCTGGATTTCCTTTCCCATGTTCCAAGTACAATACATTCACATTTGATCCTTCCCCCGATGCACCAGGACTCAACCAATATTAGGTTTTGGTAGTCAATAGCTGTCCCAAGAGCTGAAATTATTCCAGAATACCTTTTCGTTGCCATTACCCCTGATTGATCGAAGCTCTCAAACTCTCATCTGGCAGTGTCCAAGACACCAAATGCCCGCCAGAATCCCCACTCAGTAACTGCTTAAGGTCACTTGTGAGGTGAAGGGCAGTAACTGGATG encodes:
- the LOC102617775 gene encoding pentatricopeptide repeat-containing protein At3g63370, chloroplastic; the protein is MSATGNLILIVPVHSICISSCTRHRLRFPCTYSSVMATSISRCCFSPSSGSALTHYPVVGKAHVTPSLKAPKFPQKPINTPCLREFCKQGNLKDAFRSLSNLFTNHNVFTIRPDEAYALVLDLCATKKALSQGKQVHAHLIKSFDLYESSFLETKLLFMYGKCGSVLDAEQLFDKVSQRTVFTWNAMLGAYVSNGEPLRVLETYSRMRVLGISVDAFTFPCVIKACAMLKDLDCGAKIHGLVLKCGYDSTDFIVNSLVAMYAKCYDFRKARQLFDRMGEKEDVVLWNSIISAYSASGQCLEALGLFREMQRVGLVTNAYTFVAALQACEDSSFETLGMEIHAATVKSGQNLQVYVANALIAMYARCGKMTEAAGVLYQLENKDSVSWNSMLTGFVQNDLYCKAMQFFRELQGAGQKPDQVCTVNAVSASGRLGNLLNGKELHAYAIKQGFVSDLQIGNTLMDMYAKCCCVNYMGRVFYQMTAQDFISWTTIIAGYAQNNCHLKALELFRTVQLEGLDADVMIIGSVLMACSGLKCMSQTKEIHGYIIRKGLSDLVILNAIVDVYGKCGNIDYSRNVFESIESKDVVSWTSMISSYVHNGLANEALELFYLMNEANVESDSITLVIALSAASSLSILKKGKELNGFIIRKGFNLEGSVASSLVDMYARCGALDIANKVFNCVQTKDLILWTSMINANGLHGRGKVAIDLFYKMEAESFAPDHITFLALLYACSHSGLINEGKKFLEIMRCDYQLDPWPEHYACLVDLLGRANRLEEAYQFVRSMQIEPTAEVWCALLGACRVHSNKELGEIVAKKLLELDPGNPGNYVLISNVFAASRKWKDVEQVRMRMRGSGLKKTPGSSWIEIGNKIHSFIARDKSHSESDEIYKKLAEITEKLEREGGYVAQTQFVLHNVEEEEKVQMLYGHSERLAIAYGVLKSTEGSLIRITKNLRVCVDCHSFCKLVSRLFGRELVVRDANRFHHFEAGVCSCGDYW